Proteins from a genomic interval of Desulfovibrio piger:
- the dsrP gene encoding sulfate reduction electron transfer complex DsrMKJOP subunit DsrP, with translation MLEKLLTGPKTYYLWLLFLLAVIAGCGLVYLQQLQEGLSITGMSRDVSWGLYISQFTYLVGVAASAVMLVLPAYFHHYKKFKRMIIFGEFMAISAVVMCALFIVVDLGQPQRMMNVLLHPTPNSVMFYDMIVLIGYLTLNAVIGWVTLEAERHDVEPPKWIKPLIYLSILWAFSIHTVTAFLYAGIPGRHYWLTAIMAARFLSSAFCSGPAILLLLIFIVRRLTGFDPGRDAIKTLTTIITYAMCINVFFYLLEVFTAFYSGIPGHQHPLVFLFAGHEGHVSWVTNWMWAAVVMAAASLIILIPPQWRTGPLLPLALVLLVAASWIDKGLGLLIGGFTPNMFETVTEYAPTGREIIVALGVYAVGALVLSLLWKIALGVKRETGHFSD, from the coding sequence ATGCTTGAAAAATTGCTTACCGGTCCCAAGACCTACTACCTGTGGCTGCTCTTCCTGCTCGCAGTCATCGCCGGTTGCGGCCTGGTCTACCTGCAGCAGCTGCAGGAAGGCCTCTCCATCACCGGCATGAGCCGCGATGTCTCGTGGGGCCTCTACATCTCGCAGTTCACCTATCTTGTGGGTGTGGCCGCCTCCGCCGTCATGCTGGTGCTGCCCGCCTACTTCCACCACTACAAGAAGTTCAAGCGCATGATCATCTTCGGTGAATTCATGGCCATCTCGGCCGTGGTCATGTGCGCCCTCTTCATCGTGGTGGACCTGGGCCAGCCCCAGCGCATGATGAACGTGCTGCTGCATCCCACGCCCAATTCGGTCATGTTCTATGACATGATCGTGCTCATCGGCTACCTGACCCTCAACGCCGTCATCGGCTGGGTCACCCTGGAAGCCGAGCGCCATGACGTGGAACCGCCCAAGTGGATCAAGCCCCTGATCTACCTCTCGATCCTGTGGGCCTTCTCCATCCACACCGTGACCGCCTTCCTGTACGCCGGCATCCCCGGCCGCCATTACTGGCTGACCGCCATCATGGCCGCCCGCTTCCTGTCCTCGGCGTTCTGCTCCGGTCCCGCCATCCTGCTGCTGCTGATCTTCATCGTGCGCCGCCTCACCGGCTTCGATCCCGGCCGCGACGCCATCAAGACCCTGACGACCATCATCACCTATGCCATGTGCATCAACGTGTTCTTCTACCTGCTGGAAGTCTTCACCGCGTTCTACAGTGGCATCCCCGGTCATCAGCATCCTCTGGTCTTCCTGTTCGCTGGTCATGAAGGCCACGTTTCCTGGGTGACCAACTGGATGTGGGCCGCTGTGGTCATGGCCGCCGCTTCCCTGATCATCCTGATCCCGCCGCAGTGGCGTACCGGCCCCCTGCTGCCCCTGGCTCTGGTGCTGCTGGTTGCCGCTTCCTGGATCGACAAGGGCCTCGGCCTGCTCATCGGTGGTTTCACTCCCAACATGTTTGAGACCGTCACCGAATACGCCCCCACCGGCCGTGAGATCATCGTGGCCCTGGGCGTGTACGCCGTGGGCGCCCTGGTGCTCTCCCTGCTCTGGAAGATCGCCCTGGGCGTGAAGCGCGAAACCGGTCACTTCAGCGACTAG
- the dsrO gene encoding sulfate reduction electron transfer complex DsrMKJOP subunit DsrO codes for MNKSRRSFLKVAGLSVFALSSGLATMAGSAQAGARIGSYEPNAKALKAKRWAMVIDTRAFKNAKEYAPIIEACHKAHNVPTMEGHQDIKWMWLEKFDHAFPDDLNEHLTSRVKDASYPLLCNHCTNPPCVRVCPTQATYQMEDGIIAMDYHRCIGCRFCMAGCPFGARSFNFVDPRKYLSDPVPNPAYPTRMIGVVEKCTFCAERLAVGQMPACVEAAGGRILFGDLNDPKSDVCKALASNYSIRRKPNLGTQPGVYYLI; via the coding sequence ATGAACAAAAGCAGAAGATCCTTTCTGAAGGTGGCGGGCCTCTCGGTCTTTGCCCTGAGCAGCGGCCTGGCCACCATGGCCGGCTCTGCCCAGGCCGGTGCGCGCATCGGCTCCTATGAACCCAACGCCAAGGCCCTGAAGGCCAAGCGCTGGGCCATGGTCATCGACACCCGCGCCTTCAAGAACGCCAAGGAATACGCTCCCATCATCGAAGCCTGCCACAAGGCCCACAACGTGCCCACCATGGAAGGCCATCAGGACATCAAGTGGATGTGGCTCGAAAAGTTCGACCACGCCTTCCCCGACGACCTGAACGAACACCTGACCTCCCGTGTGAAGGATGCCAGCTATCCCCTGCTGTGCAACCACTGCACCAACCCGCCGTGCGTGCGCGTGTGCCCCACCCAGGCCACCTATCAGATGGAAGACGGCATCATCGCCATGGACTACCATCGCTGCATCGGCTGCCGTTTCTGCATGGCCGGCTGTCCCTTCGGCGCCCGCTCCTTCAACTTTGTGGATCCCCGCAAGTACCTGAGCGATCCCGTGCCGAACCCCGCCTACCCCACCCGCATGATCGGTGTGGTGGAAAAATGCACCTTCTGCGCCGAGCGCCTGGCCGTGGGCCAGATGCCCGCCTGCGTGGAAGCTGCCGGCGGCCGCATCCTCTTCGGCGATCTCAACGATCCCAAGTCCGATGTGTGCAAGGCCCTCGCCTCCAACTACAGCATTCGCCGCAAGCCCAATCTGGGCACCCAGCCCGGCGTTTACTACCTCATCTAG
- the dsrJ gene encoding sulfate reduction electron transfer complex DsrMKJOP subunit DsrJ, which translates to MYNAKAVILGILVFAVLFSTPFWANFGGTKDYKRPAIVLPQNEKECVEPVEFMRAEHMYLLNEWRDQALRYENRTYVSSTGKKWTISLQNTCLKCHSNYEEFCDKCHVSNSVDPYCWTCHILPKGNK; encoded by the coding sequence ATGTACAACGCCAAAGCTGTCATTCTCGGGATCCTCGTTTTCGCGGTCCTGTTCTCCACCCCCTTCTGGGCCAACTTCGGCGGTACCAAGGACTACAAGCGTCCTGCCATCGTCCTGCCCCAGAATGAAAAGGAATGCGTGGAACCCGTCGAGTTCATGCGCGCCGAGCACATGTACCTGCTCAACGAATGGCGCGATCAGGCCCTGCGCTATGAGAACCGCACCTATGTGTCGTCCACCGGCAAAAAGTGGACCATCAGCCTGCAGAACACCTGCCTGAAGTGCCACAGCAACTACGAAGAGTTCTGCGACAAGTGCCACGTGTCCAACAGCGTCGATCCTTACTGCTGGACCTGCCACATTCTTCCCAAGGGGAACAAGTAA